The uncultured Cohaesibacter sp. genome window below encodes:
- a CDS encoding DUF2336 domain-containing protein: MLNNITDLAREKSSDKRRELLGRVADLFFDGAENHTEQGTLIFRDIVLKMLNDVKLEGRAEFANRVAREERLPAEVALQMAHDDVSVAGPMLQHSPVLTDDDFVKLSQTLPEEHLESIAQRENLSGTVTDALIENGTRAVWHKVTQNKGAEITPKGFNTLVNNADGDEILQINLSSRPDITEDAAKRLLPLLPPEGKARLAQLFAENSDMANTLIDNARQAVRDQTAPGRQKRLEAKLVIADVKDGKLDMSDGLIQLVETNRGPDIVMFLSAMTDLEEPIVSNALYQANDEPISLLCKSIDVSNSAFAKLMGLKADKLNRGLADTGRSVAHYKELDISSAQRAMRFVYMRKSLNGKKVG; encoded by the coding sequence ATGTTAAACAACATAACAGACCTAGCCCGAGAAAAATCCAGCGACAAAAGACGCGAGCTGCTCGGGCGAGTAGCCGATCTGTTTTTTGATGGTGCCGAGAATCATACCGAGCAGGGCACACTTATCTTCCGCGACATTGTTCTGAAGATGCTCAACGATGTGAAACTTGAAGGCCGCGCCGAATTTGCCAACCGAGTCGCCCGGGAAGAACGCCTCCCCGCAGAGGTGGCCCTGCAGATGGCACATGACGATGTCTCCGTGGCAGGACCGATGCTGCAGCACAGCCCGGTGCTGACGGACGACGACTTTGTCAAGCTCTCCCAGACCCTGCCGGAAGAACATCTTGAGAGCATCGCACAGCGCGAGAATCTCAGCGGCACGGTGACTGATGCGCTGATCGAAAACGGCACACGCGCCGTCTGGCACAAGGTCACCCAGAACAAGGGCGCAGAGATTACGCCAAAGGGTTTCAACACCCTTGTGAACAATGCTGACGGCGACGAGATACTCCAGATCAACCTTTCTTCGCGACCGGACATCACCGAGGACGCAGCAAAGCGGCTGTTGCCTCTGTTGCCACCGGAAGGCAAGGCACGTCTGGCACAGCTGTTTGCGGAAAACTCCGATATGGCCAACACCCTTATCGACAACGCCAGACAGGCGGTCAGGGATCAGACGGCTCCGGGACGCCAGAAGCGCCTTGAAGCCAAGCTGGTCATTGCGGACGTCAAGGACGGCAAGCTCGACATGTCGGATGGCCTCATCCAACTGGTTGAGACCAACCGCGGACCAGACATCGTCATGTTCCTGTCCGCGATGACGGATCTGGAAGAACCGATCGTCTCAAACGCATTGTATCAGGCCAATGACGAACCGATCAGCCTGTTGTGCAAATCCATCGATGTCAGCAATTCCGCCTTTGCCAAGCTCATGGGACTGAAGGCTGACAAGCTCAACCGGGGGCTGGCCGACACCGGACGCAGCGTGGCCCATTACAAGGAGCTGGACATTTCTTCAGCCCAGCGCGCCATGCGATTCGTTTACATGCGCAAGAGCCTCAACGGCAAGAAGGTCGGCTGA
- a CDS encoding glycine betaine/L-proline ABC transporter ATP-binding protein, whose protein sequence is MSDTLIEVKGLYKLFGPEPKVHMPLVHEGLSKDEILARTGHTLGLKDINLTIREGDISVIMGLSGSGKSTLIRHFNRLIEPTEGQILVGGVDVMTLSARELEEFRRHRMSMVFQRFGLLPHRTVLDNVTFGLTIQGVKKKEANDRAVEWLETVGLAGYENQYPAQLSGGQQQRVGLARALATNADILLMDEAFSALDPLIRSEMQDQLIELQDKLQKTIIFITHDLDEALRLGNNIAILKDGELVQDDKPEEILLNPATDYVEAFVRDVNRARALTVETVMQPQGFRITATTIEGALKQMRAHKDDYAFHVTDDGYQGVLSQESLEEYYQEDKTAALSEEHYEDLEPIAPDAVLEAVLPETLASDYPVPVVNEEGDFVGSLSRDALAEILSPDASSSESGEDTSGPEEADEEKKPAEAV, encoded by the coding sequence ATGAGCGATACACTGATTGAAGTCAAAGGGCTGTACAAGCTGTTCGGCCCAGAACCCAAGGTCCACATGCCGCTGGTGCATGAAGGGTTGAGCAAGGACGAGATTCTCGCCCGCACCGGCCACACGCTTGGACTCAAGGATATCAACCTGACCATCAGGGAAGGGGATATCTCGGTGATCATGGGGCTGTCCGGTTCGGGTAAGTCGACCCTCATCCGCCATTTCAACCGGCTGATCGAACCAACCGAAGGCCAGATCCTCGTCGGTGGCGTTGATGTCATGACCCTTTCGGCCCGGGAACTCGAAGAGTTCCGCCGCCACCGGATGTCCATGGTGTTTCAGCGCTTCGGTCTGTTGCCGCATCGCACGGTGCTCGACAACGTCACCTTCGGACTGACCATTCAGGGCGTCAAGAAGAAGGAAGCCAACGATCGTGCCGTTGAATGGCTCGAAACGGTGGGGCTTGCCGGCTATGAAAACCAGTATCCGGCGCAGCTTTCCGGTGGCCAGCAGCAGCGTGTCGGCCTTGCCCGTGCGCTTGCCACCAATGCCGATATTCTGCTGATGGACGAAGCGTTCTCGGCGCTTGATCCGCTCATTCGCTCTGAAATGCAGGACCAGTTGATCGAGCTGCAGGACAAGCTGCAGAAGACGATCATCTTCATCACCCATGACCTCGACGAGGCCCTGCGCCTGGGCAACAACATCGCCATTCTGAAAGACGGCGAGCTGGTGCAGGACGACAAGCCCGAAGAGATCCTGCTAAACCCGGCAACAGACTATGTCGAGGCCTTTGTCCGAGACGTCAACCGTGCCCGGGCGCTGACCGTTGAAACCGTCATGCAGCCTCAGGGCTTCCGCATTACGGCGACCACGATCGAAGGTGCCCTCAAGCAGATGCGCGCGCACAAGGATGACTATGCCTTCCACGTGACGGATGATGGCTATCAGGGCGTGCTTTCGCAGGAGAGCCTCGAGGAATACTATCAGGAAGACAAGACGGCCGCGCTCAGTGAAGAGCATTATGAGGATCTGGAGCCAATTGCGCCGGATGCCGTGCTCGAAGCCGTGTTGCCCGAAACGCTGGCGTCGGACTATCCGGTGCCAGTGGTCAATGAGGAAGGTGACTTCGTGGGCAGCCTGTCGCGCGATGCCCTTGCGGAGATTCTGAGTCCGGATGCCTCCAGCTCCGAGAGCGGAGAGGATACCTCCGGACCGGAAGAGGCAGACGAAGAGAAAAAGCCTGCAGAAGCCGTCTGA
- a CDS encoding Ig-like domain-containing protein, with product MTVTSHRGSGNMVLQLKDGVSLDHEAEATVTVTVTSTDTNGASVAEDFTITVNDLNEAVTADDASETTSENVTLDSTVTATDLDGDTITYSLDGQPSEGTVTLNADGSYSFNPGSDFDDLAVGESRTVSFSFTADDGNGSTDQGTVTIEVTGTNDAPTAIDLSANSVDENAAGAVIGTLSTTDVDASDTHSYTVSDSRFEVVEDGSGNMVLQLKDGVSLDHEAEATVTVTVTSTDTNGASVAEDFTITVNDLNEAVTADDASETTSENVTLDSTVTATDLDGDTITYSLDGQPSEGTVTLNADGSYSFNPGSDFDDLAVGESRTVSFSFTADDGNGSTDQGTVTIEVTGTNDAPTAIDLSANSVDENAAGAVIGTLSTTDVDTSDTHSYTVSDSRFEVVEDGSGNMVLQLKDGVSLDHEAEATVTVTVTSTDNNGASVAEDFTITVNDLNEAATADDASETTSENVTLDSTVTATDLDGDTITYSLDGQPSEGTVTLNADGSYSFNPGSDFDDLAVGESRTVSFSFTADDGNGSTDQGTVTIEVTGTNDAPTAIDLSANSVDENAAGAVIGTLSTTDVDTSDTHSYTVSDSRFEVVEDGSGNMVLQLKDGVSLDHEAEATVTVTVTSTDTNGASVAEDFTITVNDLNEAVTADDASETTSENVTLDSTVTATDLDGDTITYSLDGQPSEGTVTLNADGSYSFNPGSDFDDLAVGESRTVSFSFTADDGNGSTDQGTVTIEVTGTNDAPTAIDLSANSVDENAAGAVIGTLSTTDVDTSDTHSYTVSDSRFEVVEDGSGNMVLQLKDGVSLDHEAEATVTVTVTSTDTNGASVAEDFTITVNDLNEAVTADDASETTSENVTLDSTVTATDLDGDTITYSLDGQPSEGTVTLNADGSYSFNPGSDFDDLAVGESRTVSFSFTADDGNGSTDQGTVTIEVTGTNDAPTAIDLSANSVDENAAGAVIGTLSTTDVDASDTHSYTVSDSRFEVVEDGSGNMVLQLKDGVSLDHEAEATVTVTVTSTDNNGASVAEDFTITVNDLNDPVTAYGGTVTTSENQTLYGNAFATDQDGDSITYSVVSQPSGGTVSMLANGQSSFNPGTDFDDLAVGESRTVSFQYQADDGNGSTSVATVNIVVTGTNDAPTAVYLSNDTVDENSAGAIIGTLTTDDVDTSDTHTYTVSDSRFEVIDDGSGNMVLKLKDGVTLDHEAESGGTISLTVTSDDGHGGTYDLPVTITVGDVNEGPTLSASGSYNFLYNGSFEIFNGGTHYGEDGTGWIEDAYIDGWTQSDIDIHEAGHMSLGATDGDYHVDLAETSNGTLSREMEGLEDGTTYSLSIDLKSRGVTGDGVSGTAEEALGQSVVQVIWNGEVIATIDPAVDGLGWNTYTLELTAGSGDGTDTITFVEVGSENSFGTLIDNVQITDSDGYGVLENETGAEIAVLSVADPDAGDSFTYTVSDSRFEVVSIDGETVLKLVDGVSLDYETASHVSVDVTVTDSGGLSDTLSLDIQVGDIDDTASYHMITGNDYGNTLNGTSGDDNISGLGGNDTINAYAGDDLVYGGTGADTINGGDGNDDIYGGSDNDTITGGEGNDFINGEDGADTIYGNAGSDSLHGEAGNDWIYGGDGGDTIYGGEDSDVLFGEAGNDSIFGGSGNDYLIGGTGDDYLVGGEGDDTFYYLVGDGNDVIDGGSSGDWTDSLVILALDGSDTTSYGTDWTITLTTGTATMVDGSDQMILSDDATGTIDFSDGSHIELENIDRVSW from the coding sequence GTGACTGTCACCTCACACCGTGGCTCCGGCAACATGGTGCTGCAATTGAAGGACGGCGTCTCCCTCGATCATGAGGCAGAGGCAACGGTCACCGTGACCGTCACCTCAACCGACACCAATGGCGCCTCGGTCGCAGAGGACTTCACCATCACCGTCAACGACCTCAACGAGGCCGTCACCGCCGATGATGCTTCCGAGACCACGTCCGAGAATGTCACCCTCGACAGCACGGTCACCGCAACCGACCTTGATGGCGACACCATCACCTATTCCCTCGACGGCCAACCGTCCGAGGGCACCGTCACCCTCAATGCCGATGGCTCCTACAGCTTCAACCCCGGCTCCGACTTCGATGACCTGGCCGTGGGCGAGAGCCGCACCGTCTCCTTCAGCTTCACCGCCGACGATGGCAATGGCTCCACCGATCAGGGCACCGTCACCATCGAGGTGACCGGCACCAATGATGCGCCGACCGCCATTGACCTCTCGGCCAACTCGGTGGATGAGAATGCCGCCGGTGCCGTCATCGGGACCCTCTCCACCACCGATGTGGATGCCTCCGACACCCACAGCTACACCGTCTCCGACAGCCGCTTCGAGGTCGTCGAGGATGGCTCCGGCAACATGGTGCTGCAATTGAAGGACGGCGTCTCCCTCGATCATGAGGCAGAGGCAACGGTCACCGTGACCGTCACCTCAACCGACACCAATGGCGCCTCGGTCGCAGAGGACTTCACCATCACCGTCAACGACCTCAACGAGGCCGTCACCGCCGATGATGCTTCCGAGACCACGTCCGAGAATGTCACTCTCGACAGCACGGTCACCGCAACCGACCTTGATGGCGACACCATCACCTATTCCCTCGACGGCCAACCGTCCGAGGGCACCGTCACCCTCAATGCCGATGGCTCCTACAGCTTCAACCCCGGCTCCGACTTCGATGACCTGGCCGTGGGCGAGAGCCGCACCGTCTCCTTCAGCTTCACCGCCGACGATGGCAATGGCTCCACCGATCAGGGCACCGTCACCATCGAGGTGACCGGCACCAATGATGCGCCGACCGCCATTGACCTCTCGGCCAACTCGGTGGATGAGAATGCCGCCGGTGCCGTCATCGGGACCCTCTCCACCACCGATGTGGACACGTCTGACACCCACAGCTACACCGTCTCCGACAGCCGCTTCGAGGTCGTCGAGGATGGCTCCGGCAACATGGTGCTGCAATTGAAGGACGGCGTCTCCCTCGATCATGAGGCAGAGGCAACGGTTACCGTGACCGTCACCTCAACCGACAATAATGGCGCCTCGGTCGCTGAGGACTTCACCATCACCGTCAACGACCTCAACGAGGCCGCCACCGCCGATGATGCATCCGAGACCACGTCCGAGAATGTCACTCTCGACAGCACGGTCACCGCAACCGACCTTGATGGCGACACCATCACCTATTCCCTCGACGGCCAGCCGTCCGAGGGCACCGTCACCCTCAATGCCGATGGCTCCTACAGCTTCAACCCCGGCTCCGACTTCGATGACCTGGCCGTGGGCGAGAGCCGCACCGTCTCCTTCAGCTTCACCGCCGACGATGGCAATGGCTCCACCGATCAGGGCACCGTCACCATCGAGGTGACCGGCACCAATGATGCGCCGACCGCCATTGACCTCTCGGCCAACTCGGTGGATGAGAATGCCGCCGGTGCCGTCATCGGGACCCTCTCCACCACCGATGTGGACACGTCTGACACCCACAGCTACACCGTCTCCGACAGCCGCTTCGAGGTCGTCGAGGATGGCTCCGGCAACATGGTGCTGCAATTGAAGGACGGCGTCTCCCTCGATCATGAGGCAGAGGCAACGGTCACCGTGACCGTCACCTCAACCGACACCAATGGCGCCTCGGTCGCAGAGGACTTCACCATCACCGTCAACGACCTCAACGAGGCCGTCACCGCCGATGATGCTTCCGAGACCACGTCCGAGAATGTCACCCTCGACAGCACGGTCACCGCAACCGACCTTGATGGCGACACCATCACCTATTCCCTCGACGGCCAGCCGTCCGAGGGCACCGTCACCCTCAATGCCGATGGCTCCTACAGCTTCAACCCCGGCTCCGACTTCGATGACCTGGCCGTGGGCGAGAGCCGCACCGTCTCCTTCAGCTTCACCGCAGACGATGGCAATGGCTCCACCGATCAGGGCACCGTCACCATCGAGGTGACCGGCACCAATGATGCGCCGACCGCCATTGACCTCTCGGCCAACTCGGTGGATGAGAATGCCGCCGGTGCCGTCATCGGGACCCTCTCCACCACCGATGTGGACACGTCTGACACCCACAGCTACACCGTCTCCGACAGCCGCTTCGAGGTCGTCGAGGATGGCTCCGGCAACATGGTGCTGCAATTGAAGGACGGCGTCTCCCTCGATCATGAGGCAGAGGCAACGGTCACCGTGACCGTCACCTCAACCGACACCAATGGCGCCTCGGTCGCAGAGGACTTCACCATCACCGTCAACGACCTCAACGAGGCCGTCACCGCCGATGATGCTTCCGAGACCACGTCCGAGAATGTCACCCTCGACAGCACGGTCACCGCAACCGACCTTGATGGCGACACCATCACCTATTCCCTCGACGGCCAACCGTCCGAGGGCACCGTCACCCTCAATGCCGATGGCTCCTACAGCTTCAACCCCGGCTCCGACTTCGATGACCTGGCCGTGGGCGAGAGCCGCACCGTCTCCTTCAGCTTCACCGCCGACGATGGCAATGGCTCCACCGATCAGGGCACCGTCACCATCGAGGTGACCGGCACCAATGATGCGCCGACCGCCATTGACCTCTCGGCCAACTCGGTGGATGAGAATGCCGCCGGTGCCGTCATCGGGACCCTCTCCACCACCGATGTGGATGCCTCCGACACCCACAGCTACACCGTCTCCGACAGCCGCTTCGAGGTCGTCGAGGATGGCTCCGGCAACATGGTGCTGCAATTGAAGGACGGCGTCTCCCTCGATCATGAGGCAGAGGCAACGGTCACCGTGACCGTCACCTCAACCGACAATAATGGCGCCTCGGTCGCTGAGGACTTCACCATCACCGTCAACGACCTCAACGATCCTGTAACGGCGTATGGCGGAACGGTAACGACCTCCGAAAACCAGACACTCTACGGCAATGCCTTTGCGACCGATCAGGATGGCGACAGCATTACCTACAGCGTCGTCTCGCAGCCAAGTGGCGGCACGGTATCCATGCTGGCCAACGGACAATCAAGCTTCAATCCAGGGACTGATTTTGATGACCTTGCCGTAGGCGAAAGCCGCACCGTCTCCTTCCAGTATCAGGCAGATGATGGCAACGGCAGCACCTCGGTTGCAACCGTCAACATCGTCGTAACCGGAACCAATGACGCTCCAACGGCTGTCTATCTCAGCAATGACACAGTCGACGAGAACAGCGCCGGGGCAATTATCGGGACGTTGACCACGGATGATGTGGATACGTCCGATACACACACTTACACCGTCTCCGACAGCCGTTTTGAGGTCATTGATGATGGCTCCGGCAACATGGTGCTCAAACTCAAGGACGGCGTGACCCTCGACCACGAGGCAGAGAGCGGCGGGACCATTTCCCTAACCGTCACCTCCGATGATGGCCATGGCGGAACCTATGACCTGCCAGTGACGATTACCGTTGGTGATGTCAATGAGGGGCCGACCCTCAGTGCATCGGGATCCTACAACTTCCTCTACAACGGCAGTTTCGAAATCTTCAACGGCGGAACCCACTATGGCGAAGACGGGACAGGCTGGATCGAGGATGCCTATATCGATGGCTGGACGCAAAGCGATATCGATATTCATGAAGCTGGTCACATGAGCCTTGGTGCCACCGATGGTGACTACCATGTCGATCTGGCGGAAACCTCCAACGGCACTCTCAGCCGCGAAATGGAAGGACTTGAGGACGGCACGACCTACAGTCTGTCCATCGATCTCAAATCCCGTGGTGTTACTGGCGATGGCGTGAGCGGTACAGCTGAAGAGGCGCTCGGCCAGAGCGTGGTACAGGTCATCTGGAATGGCGAAGTCATTGCCACAATCGATCCGGCTGTTGACGGACTTGGCTGGAACACCTACACGCTGGAACTGACTGCAGGTTCAGGGGATGGCACCGACACCATCACCTTTGTCGAAGTCGGTTCTGAAAACAGCTTTGGCACCCTCATCGACAATGTCCAGATTACTGACAGCGATGGCTATGGCGTGCTCGAAAACGAGACTGGAGCGGAGATCGCCGTCCTCAGCGTAGCTGATCCGGATGCTGGCGACAGCTTCACCTACACCGTCTCGGACAGCCGCTTTGAAGTCGTATCCATCGATGGGGAAACCGTTCTCAAGCTCGTGGACGGGGTCAGTCTTGACTATGAGACCGCCTCCCATGTCTCGGTCGATGTGACCGTGACAGACAGCGGCGGGCTCTCCGATACCCTGTCACTTGATATCCAGGTCGGTGATATTGATGACACCGCGAGCTATCACATGATTACCGGCAACGACTATGGCAACACCCTCAATGGCACCAGCGGAGACGACAATATCTCGGGTCTTGGCGGCAACGACACCATCAACGCCTATGCCGGCGATGACCTGGTCTATGGCGGAACCGGTGCCGACACGATCAATGGTGGCGATGGCAATGATGACATCTATGGTGGCTCGGATAATGACACCATCACCGGTGGTGAAGGCAATGACTTCATCAATGGCGAAGATGGGGCTGACACCATCTATGGTAACGCCGGGTCGGATTCGCTTCATGGTGAGGCCGGAAACGACTGGATCTATGGCGGTGATGGTGGCGACACCATCTATGGCGGAGAAGACAGCGACGTCCTCTTCGGCGAAGCTGGCAACGACAGCATCTTTGGCGGTTCAGGCAATGACTATCTCATCGGCGGCACAGGTGACGACTATCTCGTCGGTGGGGAGGGTGACGACACCTTCTATTATCTGGTCGGCGACGGCAACGACGTGATCGATGGCGGTTCGTCCGGCGACTGGACCGACTCGCTGGTAATCCTCGCCTTGGATGGTTCGGATACGACCAGCTACGGCACCGACTGGACCATCACCCTGACTACAGGCACCGCAACCATGGTCGACGGCAGTGATCAGATGATCCTGTCGGATGATGCAACCGGCACGATAGATTTCAGCGATGGCAGTCACATCGAGCTTGAGAATATCGACCGTGTATCTTGGTGA